Proteins co-encoded in one Accipiter gentilis chromosome 33, bAccGen1.1, whole genome shotgun sequence genomic window:
- the B3GAT3 gene encoding galactosylgalactosylxylosylprotein 3-beta-glucuronosyltransferase 3, with translation MRVKLKNVFIVYFVVSLVGLLCALLQLGQPCDCSHQLQAERRRSRDRDRLLAELRGGGARGEPRAQGGGRALPTIYVVTPTYARPVQKAELVRLSQTLLHVRALHWVVVEDAAAPTALVGGLLAASGVPFTHLNVETPPERRRRPGDPPWLRPRGVEQRNRALQWLRETRAPGESGVVYFADDDNTYSLRLFEEMRSTRGVAVWPVGLVGGLRFERPLVVGGRVVGFHTAWKPERPFPLDMAGFAVGLPLLLARPAARFDPQAERGYLESSLLGGLVSPAELEPKADNCTQVLVWHTRTEKPKLRQEEQLQREGRGSDPHIEV, from the exons ATGAGGGTGAAACTGAAGAACGTTTTCATCGTCTACTTCGTGGTGTCTCTGGTAGGGCTGCTCTGCGCCCTGCTGCAGCTcg GGCAGCCCTGTGACTGCTCGCACCAGCTacaggccgagcggcggcggagccgggaccgggaccggctgCTGGCGGAgctgaggggtgggggggcccgGGGGGAGCCCCGAGCGCAGGGGGGAGGCCGGGCCCTGCCCACCATCTACGTGGTGACCCCCACTTATGCCAG GCCAGTGCAGAAGGCAGAGCTGGTGCGGCTGTCGCAGACGTTGCTGCACGTGCGGGCGCTGcactgggtggtggtggaggacgCGGCGGCCCCCACGGCTCTGGTGGGGGGGTTGTTGGCCGCCAGCGGGGTGCCCTTCACCCACCTGAACGTCGAGACCCCCCCCGAACGTCGTCgccgccccggggaccccccctgGCTGCGCCCCCGCGGCGTCGAACAACGCAACCGGGCGCTGCAGTGGCTGCGGGAGACGCGGGCGCCCGGCGAGAGCGGCGTGGTCTACTTCGCCGACGACGACAACACCTACAGCCTGCGCCTCTTCGAGGAG ATGCGCAGCACCCGCGGCGTGGCGGTCTGGCCGGTGGGACTGGTGGGGGGCCTACGTTTCGAACGACCGCTGGTAGTGGGGGGCCGAGTGGTGGGCTTCCATACCGCCTGGAAACCGGAACGCCCCTTCCCGTTGGATATGGCCGGCTtcgccgtggggctgcccctgtTGCTGGCGCGGCCCGCTGCCCGCTTCGACCCCCAGGCCGAGAGGGGCTACCTGGagagcagtctgctgggggggcttgTCTCCCCCGCCGAGCTGGAGCCCAAGGCCGACAACTGCACCCAG GTGCTGGTGTGGCACACGCGGACGGAGAAGCCGAAGCTGcggcaggaggagcagctgcagcGCGAGGGACGGGGTTCCGACCCCCACATCGAGGTGTGA
- the LOC126033870 gene encoding transcriptional-regulating factor 1-like, whose amino-acid sequence MLDPGRGGPGLFGGLLAGGSPPRAADPQHLLPPQINVGPGFQAAVPAAAGGGCGQDPPGGATLAWSPWPGLEGDPETQQQVETLLDLACSSALPGGGTNRELALHCLARTGGSLTGALELLLLGTPAWLRADPLAGYHYTGSDTWTPRERRLFAKALAQHGKDFTRIQRAVPSKRTTQCVEFYYLHKSRLGRAQRQMPPEALGSRFPCKLCGKIFPKIKSRNAHMKIHRQQEGWGGSQFLPPPWPPVPPTGGGGTQQTLV is encoded by the exons ATGTTggacccggggcggggggggccggggctgttTGGGGGGCTGCtggcggggggcagcccccccagggCCGCcgacccccagcacctcctgcctcc gcagatCAACGTGGGCCCCGGCTTCCAGGCAGCCGTGCCAGCGGCagcgggggggggctgcgggcaggacCCCCCCGGGGGGGCCACGCTGGCCTGGAGCCCCTGGCCCGGACTGGAGGGGGACCCTGAGACTCAGCAGCAAG TGGAAACCTTGCTGGACCTGGCCTGCTCCAGCGCCCTTCCCGGGGGGGGCACCAACCGGGAGCTGGCCCTGCACTGCCTGGCCCGCACCGGCGGCAGCCTGACG ggtgccctggagctgctgctgctggggacaccAGCCTGGCTGCGGGCAGACCCCTTAGCCGGGTACCACTACACCG gcagcgacaCCTGGACCCCCCGGGAGCGGCGGCTCTTCGCCAAGGCCCTGGCACAGCACGGGAAGGACTTTACACGCATCCAGCGGGCG GTGCCCTCCAAACGGACGACGCAGTGCGTCGAGTTTTACTACCTGCACAAGTCACGGCTGGGACGGGCGCAGAGGCAG ATGCCACCTGAAGCCCTCGGCTCCCGCTTCCCCTGCAAGCTCTGCGGCAA AATCTTCCCCAAGATCAAGAGCCGCAACGCCCACATGAAGATCCACCggcagcaggagggctggggggggtcccagttCCTGCCCCCCCCGTGGCCCCCTGTCCCCcctaccgggggggggggcacacagcaGACCCTGGTGTGA